From the genome of Ammospiza caudacuta isolate bAmmCau1 chromosome 12, bAmmCau1.pri, whole genome shotgun sequence:
CTATACAGCATCCAAAGCCagaatgtaattaaaaataaattcaatattTCAAATACCCAAAGCAAACGTTAGGGGTCTGGCTATTTTGCCATGAGGGATGTTCTGAGCAGCTTTCACCAGGGATAAATGAAGATTGCTGGGGAAATCACTGACCCAATCAGGTGCATTTAATGAAGAAATGAGATAAGGACAAACAGATTTTAACAATTTGTAAACAATTCACCTCACTCAATATATGGGTTTGTTGTATAAGATTAAATTGAATAACTCTCTTACCCCACCAGTTTTGCTGAATGTTATTATTGATAATTAATGAGGCtgattatttttgctttgtatATTTAGGCAAACTCAGCTTTTACTGAGAATTAAGCAAAACTTGTGACATCCCCCCACACTGGTCCTTGGTTAtattgtaataaaaaaaaatgctaataCTTACATTTGGCATAATATAGCAACAAGCAGCAACATGCAGGACGTggacacacagagcagagtGAGAATCCAGGCTATGGAATTCTCCAGTTTATTTTGCCCTGaatttcaaggggaaaaaaaaagaaattaaatgtattattttattacagatTATTTGAAATGTGTTTAGAATTTGAATATTTCATTAGATGTTTAATGTGGTTGTATTCAGATCACAAATTAACATGCAGATTTTGAGGACTTGATCCTAgaataagaaattaaatatagagCTCCAAGAAGAGTTTCCATGGCACTGAATTTCTGATTTCAgcaataattttcctttattttggtATAAAGGAGAGAACAATGGGCTGAGAAGGTGGCATGAACCTGTATTGTGCCAATGAACTGCAACGAATCCCTAAAAATTCCTTTCCATGAGAAAAACTGGGTTAAGCGGTCATGTCCTTGGATATTGTTGAGATTTAAGTACATTTTTAGGGAAGACCAATTTTGTTTTGCCATCAGAATGAATTTTCCATGTTTGCTGTGTGAGCCAGGCCAAGGGGATGTGTTGGAGAAAGGAggcaaaacactgaaaatgtgaATTCGTGGTACAAGAGGGGAAATGTAGTAAACAGGAGTGTAACAGAgtattttttaagtgaaaacaAGGAAGTTGAGAAACTCCAGAGATAAGAGCAAAGGAGGATGTCTAAGAACAAACAGTTGATAACGTGCAGTGATAAAGGAACTGGTATTTCCACAACAACTTGGTCAGCAAGCAGGAAATACAAAACAGCACGGGGCCAATGATCAGGTGTCAAAGATGCTAAAACCATGTTCTTTTTTCTCCCAGCATTTAAGGAGTGAGATAATTTCAGTAAATTAAGTTCAAattcctgttttcctgtttcctaTTAGAATTTTGTGATGTTGGGCACGCTCCTGATTAGGCAGCATTGCTCCCCAGCAATGGGGATGCTAAAAGATGCTAAAAGAATGTTCTTTTTTCCCTCAGCATTGAAGGGGTGAGATAATTTCAGTGAATCAATGGCTGACATGGCCTCTCATATTTATTTCCAGCATGAACATCACAATGAGGGCagggaaaaacctgaaaaagcTGCAGTGATGCAAGAAAAGGCCTTGAGTTTAAAGCAATCTCTGGAAATTTCACAAAGCATTGCTTAAAACCAATCTTCTTGCAATTAGTCTGTTTTTAATGGAACAGATTGAAATCCCCTTGTCATTAACAAGTCAGGTTTTTCCTTCAAATCTCTGTTTTCCTGTGAGAATTCTGGGCAGGCTCCTGGTGCGGCAGCATCGTTTCCCCAGTTAGCAGTGGGATTTTGGGCACTCTCACCAATGTGAATGATGGCACTCCAGTCACTCCAGACTCCTGGGGCTCGGCAGATGTGGTTGAGGTTGGCCCTGATCCTGATGGAATATCTGCTGCTGGCATCCACTCTCAGCTGGAAACTGCTGGAGGAGAGGCTCAGGATCTGTCAGGAGCACAAGTTGTGCTGTCACAGATTAATTAAGACTCAACCGTTCAGAAAACAAATTCAAACTGTGTTTATCTTTTTTTTGTTATCATCATTATTAACTGCAAGCTGCTGGCCTTGCTTTGGAGGTAAGAATCCCACTTTTATAGGTGTAACTTCTCCTAACACACCAATATTCCAGGAAAAATTCCTGGGAAATGCCTCGTTTCTGCATTCTTCTTCCAGATTCTCAATGCAGCATTTTCTAAATGGGAAAAACTGTTCTGAGCCCAGATGCACAAGCTGAATAAATCCAATTTTGTCCTGCTTTCACAAGTTCCTTGGGGATGGTTTGTTGCAGATTGAAAAGGAACtgaggaaaagaggaaggcaaATTCCAGCTGGAGAGGACAGGAATGTTGGATAATCTTGGATGCTGGAGGAACAATTACCTGCTTGTTACCTGACTTCAGGTTGATGAGATAAAATTCATATTCAAAACATTCCTCATGGAAAGGAGAAATTGGCTTCTCCCACGTGGCCAGGAGATCATTTTGCTCCAGGGATATGCTGATATTTCTGGGAATATTCACTttctctgcagaaagaaaaccaTACAGGTGAGTTATTTATAGAGACAAGTTTAAATACTAAAAACCTGGAGCGTTTTATAACCTGATAGTGTTTCCAAGTAGGACCTATAATTATTGAActtatttcccctttttggACTGAAAAGATAAGGATTTAAGAGGAATAACTACATTGCTGGTAATAGTTATAGGAAAACAGGTTGGAAAATCCACTTTAATTTTTGGAAATTTAGATTACTGGGGAAAGAggaatttattaaattaatttccacaGAAGTATTAAACTAATGATAGAATAGTTAGGAAAACTTCATTtccaggaagaagaaaatacagatgTAGCCAGGAAAGttactgaaaaatgaaaaaaaaaattcaaaggaatTCAGCTGCTGTTGTGGGGATgatttctaaaaagaaaatttgtgatttttttttctcttagtgaAGTGATGAAAATGAGAACTCtcatctgtttaaaaaaagaaaaaggtatgGAACTAATGCAGGAAAGTAAATTATTTGTGTGGATGAAAGATGATAGACAATCATGGCTGATATTCCCTTTTATTCCAGACTGTAATGTCTTCCTTTACAGGACAGGGTTAACCTGAACACCACATGTcttactgctttttaaaaaaggctgCAAAGTTAAGGGTAATAAAAACAGTGTTTTAAAGTCTATTGACTAAATCAACTGAAAATTAATATTGGAAATAATGCTTTAGCTAACAAACAGCAAACTAATTGCCTTTACTAGCTTTTAGCTAGTAAAGGCAATTCTATAGCAATTCTTTTAGCAATTCTATAATTTAAAATAGATGGTTAAAATCAAATTTAGCTAAAACAATCCAGTTATTTCTTTCAATTCCCTTAAGATGACTAAACAAAATCAACGCATCCTTTCACCTGCATTAAGAACCACTCAATCCAACCGAGCTTCCTCACATTTTGACAATCCTGCCAGacatttttgatatttttttatgTATTCCTACTCACCAATGGCATTTTGGTTAAATAACTGCTGGAAAGGCTTGATTGCAGCACGTTTGCTTGAGCCATTAATGTGAATGACAATGAGGTTGTCAATCTCACCAGGTTGAATCTGAGTACTTGAAAATCTGCACTCAATATTCCTGCTCCACTTGTCTTTGCTGTAAGTGGGAcattcctctgtgtgtgtctcaTACCTAAATTAAAATGCTGGTGAGACAGGGTGCTCTTAAAGAAATTCCCTGCTGGCTGGAGAAGCAGCAAACGCCAACCTGTAAAACAGGAAATATTTGGTGTCCTCTGGAGCCCCTTGGCCAGGGAGCCAGCTGCAGTGGAGAGAGACATTGCCAGGGATGGTGACGTGGGTGACACAGGACAGGTTGGTGACAGAGGtctctgcagcacctggagaGGCAAGGAATTacagagcagaaagaaaaccTCACTGCAAAAATCATAACAAGTTCCTGTTGTTAAAACACTTCGGTTACAGTTTGGGCCATTGTAGCTGTGTCTGTTGCATCCaattctccttttttattcCAGTTTGGGCCTTTCTAGCTCTGTATGTTACAtctaattttcttccttatttatTCAATTTTGGACCATTATAACTGTgtctctcttcctttttgatTCCAGTTTGGGCCATTATAGCTGTGTCTGTTACatctaattttcttcctttttaattcCAATTTGGGCCATTGTAGCTGTGTCTGTTGCATCCAGTTCTCCTTTTTTATTCCAGTTTGGGCCATTGTAGCTGTGTCTGTTgcatctgttttcttcctttttgatTCCAGTTTGGGTCGTTATAGCTGTGTCTGTGCATCCaattctcttcctttttgaTTCCAGTTTGGGCCATTGTAGCTGTGTCTGTTgcatctgttttcttcctttttgatTCCAGCTTGGGCCATTTTAGCTGTGTCTGTGCACCCAATTCCCCTCCCCATCACACAGCTCAGTGCCTTGGGAAGGATGCAGTTCCCAAGCAGTGAGTAAAGCTGTGCCACACAGCTCTGTGTATTTCATGTGCAACAAGGCAGCAATATCCTAGGTGCACCGTGCTAGGTTCACTCAGCCTTAGCAAGGCATTGTTAGAAAATTTTATAGGTGTTGTTGACATTTTGCCCCTCCAGATTGTACTCCAGGCtccactgcagcagggaaaggtcTGGACGAAATCCTTTTGTAGCAGGTAGAGCGGAAAACGccgtatttttattttgaagaactAAACCTGTCACCTTTCAATGTTTAGTCCACAGATTGGGGCAGAACACAAACCCCAGGCCCTCTGTGGGTTTTCTTACCTGGCAgaggtgggaggtgtccctgcacccAGTCGCTGCCCCTCTGGAGGCCCTCCTGGAGCAGCAAGGTGCGCACGCGGGCGGAGAAGCCGTTGTGAAGCGCCGCTGTTCGCACGCTGTGGGTCCTGCTGGTGTCAtactggaaacagaaaataccAAATAACCACAGGGGATGGGAGGAAAAATAAGGGACCTGCAGAGACTGAGCCACGCATTGGGGTGAGCTCAGTGAGCTGAATGGGGAGCCAGTGTTCAAAGCAGGATCCATGCTCCCCTCGAGATGAAAACTGCAATTCCCAAGGCTCACCCCGGCAGAACTGTGTCCACAAGGATGGCTGAGATGGAatctctgcagctcccaaagcATGGGTTTAGATAAAAGAGAACAGTGGGGATTTAGCCTTCTTGGGAtccttgatttatttttttctcttacctCTTCTggctcagggctcaggattTTCACATCGTATCTAATGGTGGAGTTGTTTTGTTCCTGAGCAGGGTTTGGCTCCCACTGTAACAGCACTTGTGCTAATGCAGAGACTGTGAGGGTGAAGTTAACAGGTGGCAAAACCTGGACTGGaagggagaaaacagaaatatccATCAGTGTCCAATCCAGTGAATTGTTTAGAGCAATTCCTCTCTGCAAGCAGTGAGCAATACaagcaaataatttcatttcaataTTATGTTTTCTTAACAGCTccttataaaatatttctaatatttgaccaaaaaaacctttaaataaacaaaaccccatcaaaTAAGAGTTTATTAAAACTTAgcttgaaaaatgaaatttttacaACAGCTTCAACTTGAAAATTACTGTGATACATTACATTTGGCTTGTTAATTAAGTTCAGAGTTTCCATCTTGGTCCTCATTGTCACACAGGGCTGATGGAGTGATCAACTGCATGAACAATTCTCACCCCCACCAGCTTGCAGAAGAGGGCAGCGTGGGGGGCTTTCAAAGAGAAGGTTGAGAGCCGCAAGAAGTTGCATGTGAGAGTAGAACCAAAATGATGAACAGAGGAATTAAGCCCAAATGGAAGGAAACACAGAAGGATGGGAAGGATAATTTAAAATGACAGGGCAAGAAGGATTCCTGGAGCTCCCTTGGAAATGAGGAGGAGCTCATGCTGGGGGAAATGTTAGCGTATAAATAGCAGGGCCGTGAAATAATCAATCTGCTCCCCTCCAGCTCTTCAGAGCCTGCTCTCCCTTATTTGCCAAACCCCAGGCAGTTGAGGGCCATCAGCACCCCTgggagtgcccaaggccaggttggatgtgactctgagcagcctggcacaggggaaggggtccctgaccatggcagagggtggaactggatgggctttaaggtcccttccagcccaaaccattctgggattccatgatcAGCCCTCATTTCTCTTCTCCTGTGATTCCAAACTTGGATGCCCAGGAGTTCACATTGCAGTAGGAAAACTGCCCCAGCAAGGCTCAGAAAACCCCAACACAAGTTGTGTCCCCATGACTGGAGATTCTTTTCTCCCAGAGCAAACCGGGCACCAACTGGGAACAGTCTGGGAcagggcactgccctggcagctggaaaCTCCTCACCTCCTGCACCTTGAGGAGTGTTTGTTGtccagaggaggagcaggaaagctGGCATCCCACTGGCCATCATCTTTGGGTGgtggatgggcacagccaggcatcAGCCCACCAGCCTTGGCACCGTTTCACAGGAGCTAAAAATGAACAAAGGTTAAAGCCAAGCCAAGGGTTAAACACCCAACCCACGGATCACAATCTATCCCCAAGATCAAAGGGGTGAAACTGCTGCCTTGCAGGGATAGACTCTTCTTTTCTTgcaggaaaatgcttttgtggAAGCTAAATTTAATATAGGTACACAGAGCACGTTTCATGTTGCTCCCTTTGCCAGGCCTctctgaaaagctgctgctttcaaACCTTCATGTGGGGATGTTTAGGGCATCTGTGGATTTAAGCATTTCTCCATGGAAGGTGAGTCGGGTTCGTGTAGACTGGCTTTGGGGAGAGTCCCATTTCCTCCAAGAACAGAAATAACCATATTTTAGCTGCCACTCTATATAAAATAGCTGCTTACTGGGATTTACTGTCTAGTTACTCCCCCAATAAAGCTCTCTGAAGACACAG
Proteins encoded in this window:
- the IL5RA gene encoding interleukin-5 receptor subunit alpha, whose translation is MMASGMPAFLLLLWTTNTPQGAGVQVLPPVNFTLTVSALAQVLLQWEPNPAQEQNNSTIRYDVKILSPEPEEYDTSRTHSVRTAALHNGFSARVRTLLLQEGLQRGSDWVQGHLPPLPGAAETSVTNLSCVTHVTIPGNVSLHCSWLPGQGAPEDTKYFLFYRYETHTEECPTYSKDKWSRNIECRFSSTQIQPGEIDNLIVIHINGSSKRAAIKPFQQLFNQNAIEKVNIPRNISISLEQNDLLATWEKPISPFHEECFEYEFYLINLKSGNKQILSLSSSSFQLRVDASSRYSIRIRANLNHICRAPGVWSDWSAIIHIGQNKLENSIAWILTLLCVSTSCMLLLVAILCQINLQKRTAPF